The following are encoded together in the Panicum virgatum strain AP13 chromosome 6K, P.virgatum_v5, whole genome shotgun sequence genome:
- the LOC120713911 gene encoding uncharacterized protein LOC120713911, with product MQMDRQWMYNADRRSKEFIDGLHYFLSVAEANKQNGFMCCPCVHCNNNKDYSSSRILHSHIFANGFMKKYVCWTKHGEQGVTMEDNEEEDFDDHFPGNAGIGAFDDDIPMEEPEVDVAENDPSDDLGQALHNVQADCESETERLKFQKLLEDHHKLLYPDCQNGFKKLGTTLELLQWKATNGVSDKGFGELLKLVKKMLPKDNELPATTYEAKQLVCPLGLEVQKIHACPNDCILYRGEYENLDACPVCSALRYKIRKDDPGDVEGEPPRKRVPAKVMWYLPIIPRLKRLFRNKDNAKLMRWHKEERKKDSMLRHPADGSQWRKIDRTYPKFDLDARNIRFGLSTDGMNPFVLIPGPKQPGNDIDVYLRPLVEELLLLWGDEGVRMWDEYKQENFNLRALLFVTINDWPALSNLSGHSNKGYKACTHCLDDTDNIWLTHCKKAVYMGHRRFLPIRHAVRKKGKHFKGQADHRTKPMHRSGKDVFNMVKDLEVVFGKGSGSQPVPNENGMAPMWKKKSIFWELPYWEVLDRDNGRQYLSPASYTLSKEEKETMFDCLSSIKVPSGYSSNIKGILNLAEKKFTNLKSHDCHVLMTELLPVVLRGILPDNVRLTIVKICAFLNAVSQKIIDPENLIKLQNDVVQCLVGFELIFPPSFFNIMTHLLVHLVKEIDILGPVFLHNMFPFERFMGVLKKCVRNRARPEGSIASAYGTEEVIDFCVDFIDDLKLIGVPESRYEGRLSGKGTLGKKSYVCTDDFSFKKAHYTVLQQSSLVDPYIEEHKKILLSNFPEKGPSWNILTYQGYEINGNTFYTIAQDKKSTNQNSGVRMDATDNNGKKDTYYGYIEEIWELDYGPNFKVPLFRCQWVKLSGGGVTKDEYGMTIVDLNNLGYRDEPFVLAQDVAQVFYIKDMSSKPKKGINKQKDEPKRHIVLSGKRNIVGVEDKTDFSEEYNNFVAIPPFEVNADPCILLANDDAPYLRRDHNQGTFVK from the exons atgcagatggaccggcaatggatgtacaatgctgaccgacgttcgaaagaattcattgatggcctgcattattttttgtctgtggctgaggcaaacaagcagaatggttttatgtgctgcccgtgtgttcattgcaacaataacaaggattactcatcttcaagaatcctacacagccacattttcgcaaatggtttcatgaaaaagtatgtttgttggacgaagcacggagaacagggggttaccatggaagacaatgaagaagaagattttgacgaccactttcccgggaatgctggaatcggtgcattcgatgacgatattcccatggaagagcccgaagtagatgtagcagaaaatgatcccagcgacgatctggggcaagcattgcacaatgtgcaggcagactgtgagagtgaaacggagaggttgaagttccagaagttgttagaggaccaccataagttgttgtacccagattgtcaaaatggatttaagaaacttggcaccaccttggagttgctgcaatggaaggcgacaaatggtgtatccgacaagggatttggtgaattactcaaacttgttaaaaaaatgcttcctaaggacaatgaattgcctgccacaacgtatgaagccaaacaacttgtttgccctttgggactggaagtgcaaaagatacatgcatgccccaacgactgcatcctctaccgaggcgagtacgagaatttggatgcatgtcccgtatgcagtgcattgcgttacaagattagaaaagatgatcctggagatgtcgagggagagcctccccggaagagagttcctgcgaaggtcatgtggtatttgcctataataccacgtttgaagcgtctgtttagaaataaagataatgctaagttgatgcgatggcacaaagaggaacgcaagaaagactcgatgttgagacaccccgctgatgggtcgcagtggagaaaaatagatagaacgtaccctaaatttgatttggatgcgagaaacataaggttcggtttgagtacggatggcatgaatccttttg tgcttatcccgggtccaaagcagcccggaaatgacattgatgtgtacctaagaccattggtcgaagaactcttattgctctggggcgatgaaggtgtacggatgtgggatgaatacaaacaggaaaacttcaacctacgagcattgctgttcgtaacgatcaatgactggcctgctcttagtaacttgtcaggacattcgaacaagggatacaaagcatgcacacactgtttagatgataccgataatatatggttgactcactgtaagaaggctgtatacatgggtcatcgtcggtttcttcccatcaggcatgcggtacgaaagaagggcaagcatttcaaaggccaagcggaccaccgaacaaaaccgatgcaccgtagtggtaaagacgtcttcaacatggtaaaagatctagaagttgtttttggaaagggatctggtagccaacctgttccgaacgaaaatggaatggcgcccatgtggaagaagaaatctatattttgggagctaccatattgggaagtcttagat cgagataatggacgacaatacttaagtcctgccagctatactcttagcaaggaagagaaagaaaccatgtttgactgcttgagcagtataaaggttccatctggatactcatccaatataaaaggaatcttaaatttggcagagaagaaatttacaaatctcaagtcccatgactgccatgtgcttatgaccgaacttcttccggttgtgctgcgggggattctgcctgataacgtccggttaaccatcgtgaagatatgtgccttcctcaacgcagtttctcagaagataattgacccggagaatttgataaagctgcaaaacgatgtggtgcaatgtcttgttggctttgagctgatatttccaccatctttcttcaacattatgacacatcttctagtgcaccttgtcaaagagattgatattctcggaccagtatttctacacaacatgttcccattcgaaaggttcatgggggtactcaagaaatgtgttcgtaatagagctcgtccagaaggaagcatcgccagtgcgtacggaactgaggaggtcattgacttttgtgttgactttattgatgaccttaaactgattggagtccctgaatcgcgatatgaggggagactatctggaaagggtacattaggaaagaaatcttatgtctgcacagatgatttctcattcaagaaagcgcattatacggttcttcaacaatcatccttggttgacccatatatcgaggaacacaagaaaattctgctctccaatttcccggaaaa gggaccatcttggaatatcttaacataccaagggtacgagataaatggaaacacattttatacgatagcccaagataaaaagagtaccaaccaaaacagcggtgttcgtatggatgccacggacaataatggaaaaaaagacacatattacggctacattgaagagatatgggagctggattacggtcccaatttcaaggtgcctctatttcgttgccaatgggttaagctatctggaggaggggtaacaaaagatgagtatgggatgacaatagttgatctcaacaatcttgggtatagagacgagccatttgtcctagcccaggatgtcgctcaggttttctacattaaggacatgtccagcaagccaaagaaggggatcaacaagcaaaaggatgagcctaagcgacacatagttctatcaggaaagagaaacatcgttggagtggaggacaagacagacttttcagaagaatataataattttgttgccattccacctttcgaagtaaatgctgatccatgcatcctgctagccaatgatgatgctccatacttgcgccgtgatcataatcaagggacatttgtgaag